In Streptomyces puniciscabiei, a single genomic region encodes these proteins:
- a CDS encoding carbohydrate ABC transporter permease, with protein sequence MTVAIDRATGKRRGDRAPRPGLGQRIRHGYQKYWYAYAMIAPVVIVLAVIVGYPLVRGVYLTLTDANSLNSARTIGVNHIPATYKYIGFGNYKDILFGPLSYDRFWSHFLWTVFWTVACVFLHYTIGLGLALMLNEKLRGRTLYRVLLVVPWAVPTFVTVFSWRIMLSDSGVLNQILHAVHLPEPQWLEDTFWQRFAAIMVNTWCGVPFMMLSLLGGLQSIDSSLYEAAEMDGASAWQRFRHVTLPGLRSVSSTVVLLGMIWTFNQFAIIFLLFGPTGAPDAQILVTWAYFLGFGQQPRDFAQSAAYGVLLLSIITVFTSFYFRWLKRNDQLAV encoded by the coding sequence ATGACAGTCGCCATCGACCGCGCGACCGGCAAGCGCCGCGGTGACCGCGCGCCTCGGCCCGGGCTGGGGCAGCGCATCAGACACGGCTACCAGAAGTACTGGTACGCCTACGCGATGATCGCCCCGGTGGTCATCGTGCTCGCCGTGATCGTGGGCTACCCGCTGGTCCGCGGTGTCTACCTCACCCTCACCGACGCCAACAGCCTCAACTCGGCGCGCACGATCGGCGTCAACCACATCCCGGCCACCTACAAGTACATCGGGTTCGGGAACTACAAGGACATCCTGTTCGGCCCGTTGTCGTACGACCGGTTCTGGTCGCACTTCCTGTGGACCGTCTTCTGGACGGTCGCCTGCGTGTTCCTGCACTACACCATCGGTCTCGGCCTCGCGCTCATGCTCAACGAGAAGCTGCGCGGGCGCACCTTGTACCGGGTGCTGCTGGTCGTGCCCTGGGCCGTGCCGACCTTCGTCACGGTCTTCTCGTGGCGGATCATGCTCTCCGACTCCGGCGTGCTCAACCAGATCCTGCACGCGGTGCATCTGCCGGAGCCGCAGTGGCTCGAGGACACCTTCTGGCAGCGGTTCGCCGCGATCATGGTCAACACCTGGTGCGGTGTGCCGTTCATGATGCTCTCGCTGCTCGGCGGCCTGCAGTCCATCGACTCCTCGCTCTACGAGGCCGCCGAGATGGACGGCGCCAGCGCCTGGCAGCGCTTCCGGCACGTCACCCTGCCGGGACTGAGGTCCGTCAGCTCCACCGTCGTCCTCCTCGGCATGATCTGGACCTTCAACCAGTTCGCCATCATCTTCCTGCTGTTCGGGCCGACCGGCGCCCCGGACGCCCAGATCCTCGTGACCTGGGCCTACTTCCTGGGCTTCGGCCAGCAGCCGCGCGACTTCGCCCAGTCCGCCGCCTACGGCGTACTGCTGCTGTCGATCATCACCGTCTTCACCTCCTTCTACTTCCGCTGGCTGAAGCGCAATGACCAGCTCGCCGTCTGA
- a CDS encoding sugar ABC transporter permease has protein sequence MSTTTLEKTEAGPAAPAQPPRRLRRRGERGPLGAALLHGGLAVASLIALAPVAWLIFLSLGPEKDDYLHPGKILGKLSFSNYSFVLQHTGFFDWFKSTMIVAGGTTLIGVFVAATTGYAVSRMRFPGYKQLMWVLLLTQAFPIAILIVPMYEIFSQLDLIDTYWALIVINCTTAVPYSAWLLKGYFDTIPFEIDEAGRVDGLSPFGTFFRLILPLARPGLAVAAFYNFITAVGEVAFATTFMLDDSKYTFAVGLQTFVSEHDAQWNYMAATAVLIAIPVSVFFYLVQKNLVTGLTAGGTKG, from the coding sequence ATGAGCACCACGACCCTTGAGAAGACCGAGGCCGGACCCGCCGCCCCCGCGCAGCCCCCGCGCCGCCTGCGCCGGCGCGGCGAACGCGGCCCGCTCGGCGCCGCCCTCCTGCACGGCGGTCTCGCCGTCGCGAGCCTGATCGCGCTCGCCCCGGTGGCCTGGCTGATCTTCCTGTCGCTCGGCCCCGAGAAGGACGACTACCTGCACCCGGGCAAGATCCTGGGCAAGCTCAGCTTCTCCAACTACAGCTTCGTGCTGCAGCACACCGGCTTCTTCGACTGGTTCAAGTCGACGATGATCGTGGCCGGCGGCACCACGCTGATCGGCGTCTTCGTCGCGGCCACCACCGGCTACGCGGTCTCCCGGATGCGCTTTCCCGGCTACAAGCAGCTGATGTGGGTGCTGCTGCTCACCCAGGCCTTCCCGATCGCCATCCTGATCGTGCCGATGTACGAGATCTTCAGCCAGCTCGATCTCATCGACACCTACTGGGCGCTGATCGTCATCAACTGCACCACCGCCGTGCCGTACAGCGCCTGGCTGCTCAAGGGGTACTTCGACACCATCCCCTTCGAGATCGACGAGGCCGGACGCGTCGACGGGCTGAGCCCCTTCGGCACCTTCTTCCGGCTGATCCTGCCGCTGGCCCGCCCGGGCCTCGCCGTCGCCGCCTTCTACAACTTCATCACCGCGGTCGGCGAGGTCGCCTTCGCGACGACCTTCATGCTGGACGACTCCAAGTACACCTTCGCCGTCGGTCTGCAGACCTTCGTCAGCGAGCACGACGCCCAGTGGAACTACATGGCCGCCACCGCGGTGCTGATCGCGATACCCGTGTCGGTGTTCTTCTACCTCGTGCAGAAGAACCTCGTCACCGGCCTCACCGCCGGCGGCACCAAGGGCTGA
- a CDS encoding glycoside hydrolase family 13 protein, which produces MSQQHSAAPAHHSAAAAVADRRRDWWRDAVIYQVYPRSFADSNGDGMGDLEGVRSRLPYLRDLGVDAVWLSPFYASPQADAGYDVADYRAVDPMFGNLLDADALIRDAHELGLRIIVDLVPNHSSDQHEWFKRALAEGPGSPLRERYHFRPGKGKNGELPPNDWESIFGGPAWTRVTEPDGTPGQWYLHLFAPEQPDFNWEHPAVGDEFRSILRFWLDMGVDGFRIDVAHGLVKADGLPDLGSHDQLKLLGNDVMPFFDQDGVHAIYRQWRRILDEYAGERIFVAEAWTPTVERTANYVRPDELHQAFNFQYLATEWDAKELRTVIDRTLEAMRPVGAPATWVLSNHDVTRHATRFANPPGLGTQIRTAGDRELGLRRARAATLLMLALPGSAYIYQGEELGLPDVVDLPDEVRQDPAYFRGAGQDGFRDGCRVPIPWTRTGSSYGFGSGGSWLPQPVSWGELSVEAQTGVPGSTLELYRSALSARRARPDLGAGDTVEWLRAPEGVLAFRRGEFVCVANTTGEAVTTPAYGRVLLASGEVTEADDETKVPADTTVWFTAV; this is translated from the coding sequence ATGAGCCAGCAGCACTCTGCCGCACCGGCCCACCACTCCGCCGCAGCCGCCGTCGCCGACCGCCGCCGCGACTGGTGGCGGGACGCCGTCATCTACCAGGTCTATCCGCGCAGCTTCGCCGACAGCAACGGCGACGGCATGGGCGACCTGGAAGGCGTACGCTCCCGCCTCCCGTACCTGCGTGACCTCGGCGTGGACGCCGTGTGGCTCAGCCCCTTCTACGCCTCCCCGCAGGCCGACGCGGGCTACGACGTCGCCGACTACCGCGCCGTCGACCCGATGTTCGGCAACCTGCTGGACGCCGACGCGCTGATCCGCGACGCCCACGAGCTGGGACTGAGGATCATCGTCGACCTCGTGCCGAACCATTCCTCCGACCAGCACGAGTGGTTCAAGCGCGCCCTCGCCGAGGGCCCCGGCTCCCCGCTGCGCGAGCGCTACCACTTCCGCCCCGGCAAGGGGAAGAACGGCGAACTCCCGCCCAACGACTGGGAGTCCATCTTCGGCGGCCCCGCCTGGACCCGGGTGACCGAGCCCGACGGCACCCCCGGCCAGTGGTACCTGCACCTCTTCGCGCCCGAGCAGCCCGACTTCAACTGGGAGCACCCGGCCGTCGGCGACGAGTTCCGCTCGATCCTCCGCTTCTGGCTGGACATGGGCGTGGACGGCTTCCGCATCGACGTGGCCCACGGCCTGGTCAAGGCCGACGGCCTGCCCGACCTCGGCTCCCACGACCAGCTCAAACTGCTGGGCAACGATGTCATGCCGTTCTTCGACCAGGACGGCGTCCACGCGATCTACCGTCAGTGGCGGAGGATCCTCGACGAGTACGCGGGCGAGCGCATCTTCGTGGCGGAGGCGTGGACCCCGACCGTCGAGCGCACCGCCAACTACGTCCGCCCCGACGAGCTGCACCAGGCCTTCAACTTCCAGTACCTGGCGACGGAGTGGGACGCGAAGGAGCTCCGTACGGTCATCGACCGCACCCTGGAGGCCATGCGCCCGGTCGGCGCCCCCGCCACCTGGGTGCTGTCCAACCACGACGTCACCCGGCACGCCACCCGCTTCGCCAACCCGCCCGGCCTCGGCACCCAGATCCGCACGGCCGGTGACCGCGAACTCGGCCTGCGCCGGGCCCGCGCCGCGACCCTCCTCATGCTGGCGCTGCCCGGCTCGGCGTACATCTACCAGGGCGAGGAACTGGGCCTGCCCGACGTCGTGGACCTGCCCGACGAGGTCCGCCAGGACCCGGCGTACTTCCGCGGCGCCGGCCAGGACGGCTTCCGCGACGGCTGCCGGGTGCCGATCCCGTGGACCCGTACGGGGTCGTCGTACGGCTTCGGCAGCGGCGGCAGCTGGCTTCCGCAGCCGGTGAGCTGGGGCGAGCTGAGCGTGGAGGCGCAGACGGGGGTCCCCGGCTCGACGCTGGAGCTGTACCGGTCCGCGCTGAGCGCGCGCCGTGCCCGGCCGGACCTCGGCGCGGGCGACACGGTGGAGTGGCTGCGGGCGCCCGAGGGCGTCCTGGCCTTCCGGCGCGGGGAGTTCGTGTGCGTCGCGAACACCACGGGGGAGGCGGTGACGACCCCCGCGTACGGACGGGTGCTGCTCGCCAGCGGTGAGGTGACCGAGGCCGACGACGAGACGAAGGTGCCCGCCGACACGACGGTGTGGTTCACGGCCGTCTGA
- a CDS encoding alpha-amylase — MARRTLPAVAALTAAALVGMNPTTADASPPGTKDVTAVLFEWNYASVARECTSTLGPAGYGYVQVSPPAEHIQGSQWWTSYQPVSYRIAGRLGDRTAFKNMIDTCHAAGLKVVVDTVVNHMSAGSGTGTGGSTYSKYDYPGLYSYPDFDDCTSQVTNYQDRWNVQHCELVGLADLDTGEEYVRKTIAGYMNDLLSLGADGFRIDAAKHIPADDLANIKSRLTNPAVYWKQEVIYGANEAVQPSEYTGNGDVQEFRYAYDLKRVFNNEKLAYLNNFGEPWGYLSSSVAGVFVDNHDTERNGSTLNYKDGANYTLANVFMLAWPYGAPDINSGYEWSDADAGPPNGGQVNACWQDGWKCQHAWPEIIRMVAFRNATRGQSVTNWWDDGNNAIAFGRGSKGYVAINHESSSLTRTYQTSLAAGTYCNVQNNTTVTVNSSGQFTATLGANTALAIYAGKSSC; from the coding sequence ATGGCACGCAGAACCCTCCCCGCGGTGGCCGCCCTCACGGCCGCCGCTCTGGTTGGCATGAACCCGACCACCGCGGACGCCTCCCCGCCCGGCACCAAGGACGTCACCGCCGTCCTCTTCGAGTGGAACTACGCCTCGGTGGCCCGCGAGTGCACCAGCACCCTCGGCCCCGCCGGCTACGGCTACGTCCAGGTCTCCCCGCCCGCCGAGCACATACAGGGCTCGCAGTGGTGGACGTCGTACCAGCCGGTGTCGTACAGGATCGCGGGCCGGCTCGGTGACCGCACCGCCTTCAAGAACATGATCGACACCTGTCACGCGGCCGGTCTGAAGGTCGTCGTCGACACCGTCGTCAACCACATGTCGGCGGGCAGCGGCACCGGCACCGGCGGCTCGACGTACAGCAAGTACGACTACCCCGGCCTGTACTCGTACCCCGACTTCGACGACTGCACCTCCCAGGTCACCAACTACCAGGACCGCTGGAACGTCCAGCACTGCGAACTCGTCGGCCTCGCCGACCTGGACACCGGCGAGGAGTACGTCCGCAAGACGATCGCCGGCTACATGAACGACCTGCTCTCCCTGGGTGCCGACGGCTTCCGCATCGACGCGGCCAAGCACATCCCGGCGGACGACCTGGCGAACATCAAGTCCCGCCTGACCAACCCTGCCGTCTACTGGAAGCAGGAGGTCATCTACGGCGCCAACGAGGCCGTCCAGCCCTCCGAGTACACCGGCAACGGAGACGTCCAGGAGTTCCGCTACGCCTACGACCTCAAGCGCGTCTTCAACAACGAGAAGCTGGCCTACCTGAACAACTTCGGCGAACCCTGGGGCTATCTCAGCAGCTCGGTGGCCGGCGTCTTCGTCGACAACCACGACACCGAGCGCAACGGCTCCACCCTCAACTACAAGGACGGCGCCAACTACACCCTGGCCAACGTCTTCATGCTCGCCTGGCCCTACGGCGCCCCCGACATCAACTCCGGCTACGAGTGGTCCGACGCGGACGCCGGCCCGCCCAACGGCGGCCAGGTCAACGCCTGCTGGCAGGACGGCTGGAAGTGCCAGCACGCCTGGCCGGAGATCATCCGCATGGTCGCCTTCCGCAACGCGACCCGCGGACAGTCGGTCACCAACTGGTGGGACGACGGCAACAACGCGATCGCGTTCGGTCGGGGGAGCAAGGGGTACGTGGCGATCAACCACGAGTCCTCGTCCCTGACCCGGACGTACCAGACCTCGCTGGCTGCCGGGACGTACTGCAACGTCCAGAACAACACGACGGTGACGGTGAACTCCAGTGGGCAGTTCACCGCCACCCTGGGTGCCAACACGGCGCTGGCGATCTATGCGGGGAAGTCGAGCTGCTGA
- the pulA gene encoding pullulanase-type alpha-1,6-glucosidase: protein MIPRARRAAAVTAAALAAALIQPLAAQAASPPPAPPSDARLAAQPARHDDTREQFYFVMPDRFANGDKSNDEGGLTGSRLSTGYDPTDKGFYQGGDLKGLTRKLDYIKGLGTTAIWMAPIFKNRPVQGTGSNASAGYHGYWITDFTQVDPHFGTNRDLKTLISKAHAKGMKVFFDVITNHTADVVNHQENSSDYRSKGAFPYLTEDGRPFDDADYADGGKRFPAVSSASFPYTPQVTSRSKVPAWLNDPTMYHNRGDSTFTGESATYGDFSGLDDLWTERPEVVHGMEKIYERWVKDFAVDGFRIDTVKHVDMPFWTQWATALDRYAAAHGRKNFFMFGEVYSADTNITSPYVTQGRLDATLDFPFQDAARAYASQGASAQKLAGVFGDDYKYTTDKANAYEQVTFLGNHDMGRIGYFLKQDNPKATDAEILKKDELANELMFLSRGNPVVYYGDEQGFTGSGGDKDARQTMFASKVADYLDDDEIGTTRTHASDSYDPSAPLYRQIAALSELRKANPALTDGVQTQRYAADGAGIYAFTRTDAKTGQEYVVALNNAGSAQTATFPTGSAGMTYRGIYGATGTVTSDGDRKIGVTVPAGSAVVYKAAGTLAGPAAAPTITLKAPAAGATGTVELGADVDGGRLNRVVFAAQVGNAKWQVLGSADHAPYKVTQTLGKDVPAGTALRYKAVVIDSAGHTASATASSTSGTPPAPEVPTASSRDYAIVHYRRTDGDYGNWGLYAWGDIADGEATTWPAGHPFVGRDAWGAFAYVKLKPGASNVGFLVVDKNGNKDVSADRSIDVTKTGEVWVEQGKPDVLTQRPDYPAQDRTRAVIHYHRADGDYDGWGLHVWTGAANPTDWSNPLKPVKTDAYGAVFEVPLTEGATSLSYIIHKGDEKDLPADQSLDLKASGYEVWLLNGQEKYLLPQPAGSAAALDLSTSKAIWIDRDTVAWNGVDGAASTQLLYSPDGSIAVKDGALTSDDERWIRLEKTTLTDAQKARFPHLKDYTAWSVDPRDRARVREALKGQLVASQRAVNGAVLAATGVQIAGVLDDLYPGATKAALGPVFHDGRPTLSVWAPTARNVSLELDGSTHAMHRDDTTGVWSVTGPASWKGKPYRYVVKVWAPSVRKMVTNKVTDPYSVALTANSERSLLVDLNDKALAPSGWSALHKPRAVPLKDAQIQELHIRDFSVADKTVPAQDQGTYLAFTDRSSDGSRHLRELAKSGTSYVHLLPAFDFATVPEKKADQASTDCDLASYAPDSDKQQACVAKTAAKDAYNWGYDPYHFTVPEGSYATDPDGTARTVQFRRMVQALNQDGLRVVMDVVYNHTAASGQADTSVLDRIVPGYYQRLLADGSVANSTCCANTAPENAMMGKLVVDSIVTWAKEYKVDGFRFDLMGHHPKANILAVRKALDALTPEKDGVDGRKIILYGEGWNFGEVANDARFVQATQKNMAGTGIATFSDRARDAVRGGSPFDSDPGVQGFASGLYTDPNSSTANGTKEEQKARLLHYQDLIKVGLSGNLAKYRFTDTDGKEVTGAEIDYNGSPAGYADAPGDALAYVDAHDNESLFDALTYKLPKDTSASDRARMQVLAMATAALSQGPSLSQAGTDLLRSKSLDRNSFDSGDWFNAIHWSCADGNGFGRGLPMAADNQSKWDYARPLLAGVRVGCPQITGASAAYQDLLRIRTTEKAFSLGTATQVQDQLSFPLSGKDETPGVITMKLGDLVVVFNATPERQEQRIGDLAGTRYQLHPVQASGADPVVRTSAYAAGTGTFSVPARTVAVFSRAAK, encoded by the coding sequence GTGATACCGAGAGCGAGACGGGCCGCGGCCGTCACCGCCGCAGCCCTCGCCGCCGCCCTGATCCAGCCACTGGCCGCGCAGGCGGCCTCCCCGCCGCCCGCGCCTCCTTCGGACGCGCGGCTCGCCGCCCAGCCCGCCCGGCACGACGACACCCGCGAGCAGTTCTACTTCGTCATGCCGGATCGTTTCGCCAACGGGGACAAATCCAACGATGAAGGCGGCCTGACAGGCTCGCGGCTCAGCACCGGCTACGACCCCACCGACAAGGGCTTCTACCAGGGCGGCGACCTCAAGGGCCTGACCCGGAAGCTCGACTACATCAAGGGCCTGGGCACCACCGCCATCTGGATGGCCCCCATCTTCAAGAACCGTCCCGTACAGGGCACCGGGAGCAATGCCTCCGCCGGCTACCACGGCTACTGGATCACCGACTTCACCCAGGTCGACCCGCACTTCGGCACCAACCGGGACCTCAAGACCCTCATCTCCAAGGCGCACGCCAAGGGCATGAAGGTCTTCTTCGACGTCATCACGAACCACACCGCCGACGTCGTGAACCACCAGGAGAACTCCTCCGACTACCGCTCCAAGGGCGCCTTCCCCTACCTGACCGAGGACGGCCGCCCCTTCGACGACGCCGACTACGCGGACGGCGGCAAGAGGTTCCCGGCCGTCTCCAGCGCCTCCTTCCCGTACACCCCGCAGGTCACCAGCCGGTCCAAGGTCCCGGCCTGGCTCAACGACCCGACGATGTACCACAACCGGGGCGACTCGACCTTCACCGGCGAGTCCGCGACCTACGGCGACTTCTCCGGCCTGGACGACCTGTGGACCGAGCGTCCCGAGGTCGTCCACGGCATGGAGAAGATCTACGAGCGGTGGGTGAAGGACTTCGCGGTCGACGGCTTCCGGATCGACACCGTCAAGCACGTCGACATGCCGTTCTGGACCCAGTGGGCGACCGCGCTCGACCGCTACGCGGCGGCGCACGGGCGGAAGAACTTCTTCATGTTCGGCGAGGTCTACTCCGCCGACACGAACATCACGTCCCCGTACGTCACCCAGGGCCGCCTCGACGCCACCCTCGACTTCCCCTTCCAGGACGCGGCCCGCGCCTACGCCTCCCAGGGCGCGAGCGCCCAGAAGCTGGCGGGCGTCTTCGGTGACGACTACAAGTACACGACCGACAAGGCCAACGCGTACGAGCAGGTCACCTTCCTCGGCAACCACGACATGGGCCGCATCGGGTACTTCCTGAAGCAGGACAACCCGAAGGCCACCGACGCCGAGATCCTGAAGAAGGACGAGCTCGCCAACGAGCTGATGTTCCTCAGCCGCGGCAACCCGGTCGTCTACTACGGCGACGAGCAGGGCTTCACCGGCTCCGGCGGCGACAAGGACGCCCGCCAGACCATGTTCGCCTCCAAGGTCGCCGACTACCTGGACGACGACGAGATCGGCACCACCCGCACCCACGCGAGCGACTCCTACGACCCCTCGGCGCCCCTCTACCGGCAGATCGCCGCGCTCTCCGAGCTGCGCAAGGCCAACCCGGCCCTCACCGACGGAGTCCAGACCCAGCGCTACGCCGCCGACGGCGCCGGGATCTACGCCTTCACCCGCACGGACGCCAAGACCGGCCAGGAGTACGTCGTCGCCCTCAACAACGCCGGCTCGGCGCAGACGGCGACCTTCCCGACCGGGTCCGCCGGCATGACGTACCGGGGCATCTACGGCGCCACCGGCACCGTGACCTCCGACGGCGACCGCAAGATCGGCGTCACTGTCCCGGCCGGGTCCGCCGTCGTCTACAAGGCCGCCGGCACCCTCGCCGGGCCCGCCGCCGCGCCGACGATCACCCTGAAGGCCCCGGCCGCCGGAGCCACCGGCACGGTGGAGCTCGGCGCCGACGTCGACGGAGGCCGGCTGAACCGGGTCGTCTTCGCCGCCCAGGTCGGAAACGCCAAGTGGCAGGTGCTGGGCTCCGCCGACCACGCCCCGTACAAGGTCACCCAGACCCTCGGCAAGGACGTACCCGCCGGGACCGCGCTGCGCTACAAGGCCGTCGTGATCGACTCGGCCGGGCACACCGCGAGCGCCACGGCGAGCAGCACCTCCGGCACCCCGCCCGCGCCCGAGGTCCCCACGGCCTCCTCCCGCGACTACGCGATCGTGCACTACCGGCGCACCGACGGCGACTACGGCAACTGGGGCCTGTACGCCTGGGGCGACATCGCCGACGGCGAGGCCACCACGTGGCCGGCCGGCCACCCCTTCGTCGGCCGGGACGCCTGGGGCGCCTTCGCCTACGTCAAGCTCAAGCCGGGCGCCTCGAACGTGGGCTTCCTGGTCGTCGACAAGAACGGGAACAAGGACGTCTCCGCCGACCGGAGCATCGACGTCACCAAGACGGGTGAGGTCTGGGTCGAGCAGGGGAAGCCGGACGTACTGACCCAGAGGCCCGACTACCCGGCGCAGGACAGGACCAGGGCGGTCATCCACTACCACCGGGCCGACGGCGACTACGACGGCTGGGGCCTGCACGTCTGGACGGGTGCCGCGAACCCCACCGACTGGTCGAACCCGCTGAAGCCGGTCAAGACTGATGCCTATGGCGCGGTCTTCGAGGTGCCGCTCACCGAGGGTGCCACCAGCCTCAGCTACATCATCCACAAGGGCGACGAGAAGGACCTGCCCGCCGACCAGTCCCTGGACCTCAAGGCGAGCGGCTATGAGGTGTGGCTGTTGAACGGGCAGGAGAAGTACCTGCTGCCGCAGCCGGCGGGCAGCGCGGCCGCCCTCGACCTGAGCACGTCCAAGGCGATCTGGATCGACCGGGACACGGTCGCCTGGAACGGCGTGGACGGCGCCGCCTCCACCCAGCTGCTGTACTCCCCGGACGGCTCGATCGCGGTCAAGGACGGGGCGCTGACCAGCGACGACGAGCGCTGGATCCGGCTGGAGAAGACCACGCTGACCGACGCCCAGAAGGCGAGGTTCCCGCATCTGAAGGACTACACCGCCTGGTCCGTCGACCCACGTGACCGGGCCCGGGTGCGCGAGGCGCTGAAGGGCCAGCTCGTCGCCTCGCAGCGCGCCGTGAACGGTGCCGTCCTGGCCGCGACCGGCGTGCAGATCGCGGGCGTGCTGGACGACCTCTACCCCGGCGCCACCAAGGCCGCGCTCGGGCCGGTCTTCCACGACGGCAGGCCCACCCTCTCCGTCTGGGCGCCGACGGCACGGAACGTGTCACTGGAGCTGGACGGTTCGACCCATGCGATGCACCGCGACGACACCACCGGCGTCTGGTCCGTCACCGGCCCGGCGTCCTGGAAGGGCAAGCCCTACCGGTACGTCGTGAAGGTGTGGGCGCCGAGCGTCCGCAAGATGGTCACCAACAAGGTGACCGACCCCTACTCGGTCGCCCTGACCGCGAACTCCGAGCGCAGCCTCCTCGTCGACCTGAACGACAAGGCCCTCGCCCCGAGCGGCTGGTCGGCCCTGCACAAGCCCAGGGCCGTACCGCTGAAGGACGCGCAGATCCAGGAGCTGCACATCCGGGACTTCTCGGTCGCCGACAAGACCGTCCCGGCGCAGGACCAGGGCACCTACCTGGCCTTCACCGACCGCAGCAGCGACGGCTCCAGGCACCTGCGGGAACTGGCGAAGTCCGGCACGTCGTACGTCCACCTGCTGCCCGCCTTCGACTTCGCCACCGTCCCGGAGAAGAAAGCCGACCAGGCGAGCACCGACTGCGACCTGGCCTCCTACGCACCCGACTCCGACAAGCAGCAGGCGTGCGTGGCGAAGACCGCCGCGAAGGACGCCTACAACTGGGGCTACGACCCGTACCACTTCACGGTCCCCGAGGGTTCGTACGCCACCGACCCCGACGGCACCGCCCGTACGGTCCAGTTCCGCAGGATGGTCCAGGCGCTCAACCAGGACGGCCTCAGGGTCGTCATGGACGTCGTCTACAACCACACGGCGGCCAGTGGCCAGGCGGACACCTCCGTCCTCGACAGGATCGTGCCCGGCTACTACCAGCGGCTCCTCGCCGACGGAAGCGTGGCCAACAGCACCTGCTGCGCCAACACCGCACCCGAGAACGCGATGATGGGCAAGCTGGTGGTGGACTCGATCGTCACCTGGGCCAAGGAGTACAAGGTCGACGGGTTCCGCTTCGACCTCATGGGACACCACCCGAAGGCCAACATCCTCGCGGTCAGGAAGGCCCTCGACGCGCTGACCCCGGAGAAGGACGGCGTCGACGGCAGGAAGATCATCCTGTACGGCGAGGGCTGGAACTTCGGCGAGGTCGCGAACGACGCCCGGTTCGTGCAGGCCACGCAGAAGAACATGGCCGGCACCGGCATCGCCACCTTCTCCGACCGCGCCCGTGACGCGGTGCGCGGCGGCAGCCCCTTCGACTCCGACCCCGGCGTCCAGGGCTTCGCGTCCGGACTGTACACCGACCCCAACTCCTCCACCGCCAACGGCACCAAGGAGGAACAGAAGGCGCGCCTGCTGCACTACCAGGACCTGATCAAGGTCGGGCTGAGCGGCAACCTGGCGAAGTACCGCTTCACGGACACCGACGGCAAGGAGGTCACCGGGGCGGAGATCGACTACAACGGCTCGCCCGCCGGCTACGCGGACGCACCCGGCGACGCCCTCGCCTATGTGGACGCGCACGACAACGAGTCGCTGTTCGACGCCCTGACCTACAAGCTGCCGAAGGACACCTCCGCCTCCGACCGGGCCCGCATGCAGGTCCTGGCGATGGCCACGGCCGCCCTCTCCCAGGGGCCGTCCCTGTCCCAGGCGGGCACCGACCTGCTGCGCTCGAAGTCGCTGGACCGCAACTCCTTCGACAGCGGGGACTGGTTCAACGCCATCCACTGGAGCTGCGCCGACGGCAACGGCTTCGGGCGCGGACTGCCCATGGCCGCCGACAACCAGTCCAAGTGGGACTACGCCCGGCCGCTGCTCGCCGGCGTGCGGGTCGGCTGCCCGCAGATCACCGGCGCCTCCGCCGCGTACCAGGACCTGCTGAGGATCCGCACGACAGAGAAGGCGTTCTCGCTCGGCACGGCCACGCAGGTGCAGGACCAGCTGTCCTTCCCGCTGTCCGGCAAGGACGAGACACCGGGTGTGATCACGATGAAGCTCGGCGACCTGGTCGTCGTCTTCAACGCCACCCCGGAGCGGCAGGAGCAGAGGATCGGCGACCTGGCCGGGACGCGGTACCAGCTGCATCCGGTGCAGGCCTCCGGTGCCGACCCGGTGGTGAGGACCTCCGCCTACGCGGCCGGTACGGGCACGTTCAGCGTTCCGGCGCGGACGGTGGCGGTGTTCAGCCGGGCGGCGAAGTAG
- a CDS encoding 5-carboxymethyl-2-hydroxymuconate Delta-isomerase — MPQITVDYSDTMENAFDRAGFARALHEATVEIAAAKPEACKTLFRSSTQTAYGYEDPGVRGHAIVHVTIGLLAGRSDETKARLTEAVLELLRRHVADVAFPLLHASAEVRDLDPSYRKFDR, encoded by the coding sequence ATGCCGCAGATCACCGTCGACTACTCCGACACCATGGAGAACGCCTTCGACCGGGCGGGCTTCGCGCGGGCACTGCACGAGGCGACCGTGGAGATCGCGGCGGCGAAGCCGGAGGCCTGCAAGACGCTGTTCCGGTCGAGCACGCAGACGGCGTACGGGTACGAGGACCCAGGGGTGCGCGGTCACGCCATCGTGCACGTGACGATCGGGCTCCTCGCCGGCCGCAGCGACGAGACCAAGGCAAGGCTGACGGAGGCGGTGCTGGAACTGCTGCGCAGGCATGTGGCGGACGTGGCGTTCCCGCTGTTGCACGCCTCCGCCGAGGTCCGCGACCTGGACCCGTCGTACCGGAAGTTCGACCGGTAG